The nucleotide sequence ATATAAGTTATATATGCTTGTGTGgtctaaattaataaaatgaaacgTGTGTAGGGACATCCAGAAGCTCGACCATATCGAGTGAAAACTATTCCAATTTACCCAAATCTTTGCTTCATTTTTGGTAAGGAAGTGTCTGATGGGAGATACACACGCTTGGCTCAAGCTTTTGATCCCACTCCTGCAAATACTGTGCGCATAAACGGTaagtttctctatatatattggCTTTTGATTCATTAGGTGTTCATTTGTGTTCTTATTTATATGAATCCATGGCAGAAAGTGAAAGCGAAGATAGACTCAAGGATACTTTCCAGATGGTGCAAGCCGGGGAAGAGAAAGATGATTACCTCTGTAGCAGCAGTGGTCCTTCTCCTGTAGAATGGACAGCGGTCATGGACCGTTGTCTTATTGATCTCATGCTTGAGCAGGTCAATAGAGGAAATAAAGTTGGTGAGACATTCACAGAACAAGCTTGGGGGGAGATGGCAGAATCCTTCAATGCAAAGTTCGAATTGCAGGCTGACATGTTTACTCTGGAGAATCGTTACATATTGATGATGAAAGAGCGTGACGACGTCAACAACATCCTTAATCTTGATGGCTTTGTTTGGGATGGAGAGAAGCAAACCATTGTTGCAGAAGATGAACATTGGGATGCATATATTAAGGTAAGGAGGCTAATCTAATGATGTTTTCTTAcaaggtgtgtgtgtgtgattcTGAGAGATTCAGTGTCTGGATTTTGGCAGGAACATCCAGATGCAACTATATATAAAGGCAAAACGTTGGATAGTTACGGTGATTTGTGCAAGCTATATGAACATCTCTCACACGAAGGCTTCAACTGTGAGAATCTCATGATAGAGTTGGATAACTATGGCCATGAGATTGATATAGTTGATGACTTTAGTTCTTCTACTCAAAAGCAGCATTGTAAGCGAGCCAACCCAACTCCACATGGGATAAATGCACGCAAGGCTCAGAAGACGGGAGGAGAGATGATGAGGAAGCCTCAGAGTGAGACAGAAGGTGAAGGCCGTGATTACGTGGAGGCCATGCCTCAGGAGGATAATTTCACAAGAATACAGAACGCTGTTGATGCACTGCAAGCTTTACCAGACATGGATGATGAGCTTCTGCTGGATGCTTGTGATCTTTTAGAAGATGAGAAGAAAGCAAAGACGTTCTTGGCATTGGACGTCTCTTTAAGAAGAAAATGGCTGGTGAGGAAGCTTCGGCCTCCTTCGTCTAACGTTTAACCAGTTTGTGTCTCTCTATTTCTACCCAAATTTGTAAGCGCAGCAGAATAGTTTATGTAACGTTGTAAAAGTATGTGGTGATCTTAGATACACAATCTTTAGGGTTGGGCAAAATATCCGGAACCAAAAAACTGACCCGAAAATCAAGGTCCCGAACCTGATCGGACCGGGCTAAATAACTGAATGGGTTCTAAATTGATGTATCCAAAGAACTGGTATCTAATCCGATCTGAATCGAGAATAGAATGAGTATCAGAAGATAtcagaaatataaatatatatctataaatattatgtataaatatatgcataattatttaaattaaatatattagttattttcaatatttttgtgtATTTTCTGGATAAAATATGATAGTTGAATAGAAATATTCAAACAAAACCGtatttaatgaatatttttggttattttttggtACATTTAGATAGTTTAGATAtaaaatatccgaaccgaatcgGATAATAAGGTTACTTTGGATACTATTATCCGAACCCGTTTCAGATATATTCGGTTATTTTCATGTTCCTTTACATCAGAACCGAATCCATCCAGATCCAGAAAGATCCGACTCGAACCCGacccaaaattttataacaTCTAAATGAGGTCTAATTTCCAAACCTGGAAACATAATACCCGAAAAAACCGATCAATACCCGAATGGATACTCGAATGCCCAGACctatataagaaaacataacTTTATTTAGTGAAATTTAACGTGTGGTTAAAGTAAAGAAAGAGAGCATAGTGCCTTGGATGAAGACAGAGGGTTTCAAGGACAAGTCTAACCCGTAAACccatctctctctcacacacacagATGAGACAAAGAAAGCATGCTGGTAGTTAGTTGGGTGTGCTCTCTCAAGTCTCATAGACGAcaataaaaagagagagagagagagagagagaaaatgaaaagcgaTCAAACAATGGCGATAAAACACCTCACTGCTACCGCATATGGCGCTGTCTACGGAGCTATTTCCGGCGGTATAATAGGAATGGTCATGACCCCACTGCTCAGGCGTCACTTTCGAGTCCTAGGCCTCGCCCCACTGAGTCAAAATGTGTTTATGCTTTCAAAATGTGTGTTCTTTGGTTAAACCAAACCCTGTTTATGTTTTCACAGCTTGCTCTTAGCATCAGGTGCTGGGTTGGCATACTCTTTTGTGAGACAAGGCTTGAAAGTCCGACCTGCAAACGCACTCTTCAACGTTGCTGCTTTCACTTTTGTGTCAGGACCAACGTTTCAGGTGATTCATCCTTCATTAATCAATACAAGATTATATACCTTCTTCTTACTTAGCacggttttttttgtttttccttcAGCTGAGGGAAACAATCAGAGCAAGAAGTGGAGATTCCACCAGGGGCAAGGCTTTTGATACTTGATCATATCAAAAGCTTTGAATACAAGCTTCTCTACTCTCACATGGATCAAAATATAGGAATTGAATCCAACCATGGTCTGCTGTTTTGAGTGCAGGTACCTTAAGATGAGGAAAGCACTAATTTGACCCCCTACCCTTTTGTCTAATATGGTGGTGATGTAGAATCTTAGATGTTGTTTGTAATAATAAACTTGCTAGTTTGTAATAATAACCTTAAGACTTAACCACCTATGAATGTTCGAAGCCAAGAACATAACTTTTTTCACTGAAATTTTATGTCTgcttaaagttaaaaaaaaaacaactttattGAAATATCAAGCACCAACGAACCTCTTAGTCTAACATCCAACGATTTCTTCAATCGTTTTCGCCATTTGTGGAGTGAGAGGATTCTTCCAATCACCAATGATACAAGAAATGATTAACCCAAGGCATTGCTCTTTTAGGAAAGTCCCATCTTCATGCTTCTTTCACCCAAAGAAGATTACCTCTGTAGCAGCAGTGGTCCTTCTCCTGTAGAATGGACAGCGGTCATGGACCGTTGTCTTATTGATCTCATGCTTGAGCAGGTCAATAGAGGAAACAAAGTTGGTGAGACCTTCACAGAGCAAGCTTGGGCGGAGATGGCAGAATCCTTCAATGCAAAGTTCGGATTGCAGACTGACATGTTTACGCTGGAGAATCGTTACATATTGATGATGAAAGAGCGTGACGACGTCAACAACATCCTTAATCTTGATGGCTTTGATTGGGATGGAGAGAAGCAAATTATAGTTGCTGAAGATGAACATTGGGAAGCTTATATAAAGGTAAGGAGGCTAGTCTAATGAAACACCATAGTGATGTTTTTCTTACAAGGTGTGTCTGAATTTTGGCAGGAACATCCAGATGCAACTATATATAAAGGTAAAACCTGGGAGAGTTATGGTGATTTGTGCAAGCTATATGAACATCTCTCACACGAAGGCTTCAACTGTGAGAATCTTATGATCGAGTTGGATAACTATGGCCATGAGATTGATATGGTCGATGACTTTAGTTCTTCTACTCACAAGCAGCATTGTAAGCGAACCAACCCAATTTCAAATCCGGGGATAGATGCACGTAAGGCTCAGAAGACGGAGTGGAGATGATGAGGAAGCCTCTAAGTGAGGCAGAAGGTGAAGGCGAGGATAAATTCACAAGAATACAGAACGCCGTTGATGCACTACAAGCTTTACCAGACATGGATGATGAGCTTCTACTGGATGCTTGTGATCTTTTAGAAGATGAGAAGAGAGCAAAGACGTTCTTGGCTTTGGACGTCTCTTTAAGAAGGAAATGGCTAGTGAGGAAGCTCCGTCCTCCTTCGTCTAACGCCTAACGTTTAAGCAGTGTGTGTGTCTCTCTATTTCTACTCAAATTTGTAAGCACAGCAGAATAGTTTATGTAATGTTGTAAAAGTATGTGGTGATCTTAGATACACGATCAAAAGCAAGAGTTTAGGTTATCTAACTTGCATTGTTAGATATGAATAGTTCAAGGCATTGGTATTTAGGACAGTCCCATCTGGCCATCTTTAAACAACATAACAAACAATCATTAACTAGACCATATCGAATTCAAACCGAAGATTATGCAATCAAAACTGAATAAACCAAAATTTGCACTATTCCAAAAACGGGTCCAATGGTTAAACTTTCAATTGTTAACAAGGATAAATAAGATCCAGCCtgatgagtttatttgtatatattatcgacaatttttttaatatatatttcatcatTTTATACTTCACTTGTGTCAGAATCACCATTGTTCcattatacatatacaatgttttttgttgttattatataattttttccgatggaccggatcaatttttattaaaaattgtggaaCTAAATTATAGTTAATATATCATGGATTAATCGGATTGGacataaaacaaattatgacacaaaaactttatttttttccaccaaacacattttgaaaataataaacagagtttaattattttgacatttatcttccatatggttttgaaaagtttcagatcaaccatcgaattaatacatgtcattttaatgcttTTAGTCGTATGTTTAagtaaaacttacatttttgtaatttacagtcgtttaaagaaaatcaaaatataacatataagaaaaatctaacatataagaaaaatataacatgtaCGGTtgcctcatttttgtaatttaaagtcgtttaaaaaaattaaaatataacatataaggtttctccatttttgtaatttaaagtcatttaaaaaaattcaaaatataacatataagaaaaaaatctaattttttattatatggttaaagtgattgtttaatcttttaataatataaaattaaaaaaaaatgaagaaagatgcaaaaattgttaacaaatctttatttttatttttttgacaacaataaCTAATCTATGATAAGAAACctacttttttaaaaagatgaTGGTCCAATGAACCCAGCTAGATTGAAGTTGTACGCGAAGAAGACACTGGCATGCACACTCATATTAGAAGAGGGCAAGAGCTCAGTATATATAACCCCGCACACACCCGGGTCAAGAGACCGGTACGCTTCATAGAAACTGGTCCAAAGTTCCATCAACTTATTGTCTCCACTAGGATCACAAGCCCACGTTACTAAGCTCGACATtaacaaatctttattatttatagtCATTAATTAccacatatatgttaatcatattaggtaattttgtagcttttacttaaagaaaaaatatacgcttcttatattttgggttaatataatgttctataGTAATTGAATTTGGACcagcatttttttttcaattgattcttaagaTACCATGTAAGCTAAATTGATATCTTAATTAAATGACATTTAAATAAagtctttttttaattagtacaactttttaaatgatgttCAATTAATATATACGGGATTGTGAGCCAATGGCTAAACTTCAATACTTACGATCCAATTCAATGGCCTAAATGTCATCATTATTCTAGAAAATCAGAcaatacattattattttatctttcaAGTTATTCACatatatcttcttttcttctacGTTCAAACTTCATTTTCAAGAAACTCCCTCTTTGACATTAAACTCCTTAATTCACTACCTTCATCAATAaatatttctctctctctgaaaTTCAAAGCACATATTTGGAAACACTTCCATGTGTACAAGTACAAGTTCGATATCAGTGGTGGTTACTCtcaaaatataaagaaatgtaTTTATGTTACAATGCAATAGATATTTACTGTTTTCTGTTAACCTTTTAAGTAGCTCACAATATTCACTTCTCAGAAGAATAAAATCTGATACTTCTATAGCTTCAGAGACTGCCCTAAATCGCCTtcaaggaaagaaaatatatagtgAAGTCAAATCGTTGATCATGGATAAACGATTATGACTTTTGAAAATTGAGATCAAGCTGCTAATATCAAACTGACAAGTAATATTAAAAAGATTAACAATcttattcttattattatttatagataaataagAACACCTTTATAAGTgttgctttttttatttttaattatttataactcCATTATTTTGCCACTCCTCTTTGTAAATAAAACAATATGGTTCACACAAAATACAATAcaatgatatatcaaaattaCCAAAAGTAAATTACTTTATTCGATGTTGTAGTAAAATCATTTAGAAAATCCATTATCTaatcatattaaataaaataggCAATGTTCTATAAGAACAGAAACTACCATGGTTTATggttataaaccaaataaccTGAAACTCTATATATCCAAACCAAGCAAATGAAATTAGATATTATTTTAATCTGGTATATAACTTTTGTAAACCAAATTTTTTGGAAAGATTAACTGAAAAACCATATAGAGACTTTAACTCATCATGACTAGGTGACATTTATAGCTTACAGGGACAACACCAAGTTTCTTTCAAATATTTGTGTTTATATCATATACCCGAAGCTCATCAAAGATGTTTTTAACAAGTATAGATTGTCATCAACCACATCAATAAGGGGCGGAGATTGGGAAGGCGCAATGAATGTCATGTATTTTAGCATGTCAGGTATAAACTCCCAAGAATTTGTCGCCTCATCATACCTTTCTCCACAAGTAAGGTGTTTATCATTATCATCTCGCCCGCCGAGGACATAAAATTTTTCACACAAGAAACATCCTGAGTTGAACTTCCTTGCTTTATGCATTCCATGAATCATCATCCACATTTTTGTATCAGCATTATACTTTTCTACAGTTTGCACAACAACAGGGGTCCCATTTTCATCCATTTAAATTAGTGATTGTTTGAAGTTTTTGAGtaagtttttgttaattttttgagAATATTTATTAGGTTTTTAAAGAAATGTTTTGAATACTTTTTGGctttaaattaaattagttattttatttcattgcaatttataaaaaaaatatgtatgcaTTATTAAAGAACAATAAATAACAAAGTTGATACATGcgaaataaaatgatttaaaagatAACTTTCATTCTATAATGAAAGTCCagtttgtatattttcttcGATCAAAGTCTATTTGTGTatataacacattaaatttataaatcgaaagtcgagtattaatttaatacCCTATGATTAACCTGATTCGAACCAAACTGTATTTGGCTACTCTGAGAATATAAAGAAATGAATTTATGTTACAAtgcaacatatattttattgtttctcCGGTACCTTTTCAGTAGCTTACAATGTTCACTTCTCAGAAGAAAAATTCGATTCTCCTATAGCTTCAGAGATTCTTTAAATCGGCTTCaaggaaataaaatattgcGAACTCAAATCATTGATCTTGGATAAACAATAAAGAGTTTTGAAATTGAGATGAtctaataaatagttatatagaTCAAGCCGCTAATATCGAACTGACATGTAATAATATTAAGAAATAACAACCCTAtccttattattatttgtagataaatatgcacatatttataaatgttgtttttttatttctaactaTTTACAACTCCATTATTTTTCCGCACCTCtgtgtaaataataaatattggaTTTACACAAAATACGataaaatgatatattaaaattacCAAAACTAAATTACTTTATTCCCTATTTTAGTAAAATCTTATAGAAAATCCATTATGTAAccatataaaatcaaataaggaatttttaaataaaaatagatacaGCCATGGTTTATGGTTGAAAAGCCAAATGACCTTAAACTTCTAGTTATCcgaactaaaaaaataaattaagatacGATTTTAATGTGTTATAACTTTTACAAAcctaaaattttggaaaataaacTGAAACCAGATGGCGATTTTAACTGAACATGACATTTATGGCTGAAGAGGGAAAaagcaaaaccaaaataaataaataaccattACATACACAACATTAGTATTTTTTCACAAACATAAGCACTTAAAACAAGCGaaaaacaacaacatttttatcccaaatgaaaaacaaaaaaaatcagaaaaacacaaaccaaacaacTTAAAACCAAATGCAACAACTTTAAGcacaaatgcaaaaacaaattaataagtTTCCAAGCTTTCCTTGGAAAAAACTTTAAGCAAACATCACACAACAGTTATGAATAAACTGTGGGAGTTCAGCACCAACACACCAATGTTTTATTTCTTCCCAGTGCTGCtcttccacgtctggagaaggacGGCATGAGTGAACTACTGTCTTCCTATGCCAAGAGTGAGAAGTTCCAATCACCAGAAGTCTGTCTCCCATCGATTTAAACGCAATCCCCCAACCGAAGGCAGCGTTTGCGCTCACAGGGACAACACCAACTTTCTTCCAAATATTTGTGTTTATATCATATACCCGAAGCTCGTTCAAAGATGTTTCTAACATGTATAGATTGTCATCAACCACAGCAATAAGGGGCGGAGATTGGGAATGCGCAATGACTGTCATGTCTTTTAGCATGTCAGGTATCAACTCCCAAGAATCTGTCGTCTCATCATAACTTTCTCCACAAGTGAGGTGTTTATCATTATCATCTCGGCCACCGAGGACGTAAAATTTTCCACGCAAGAAACATTCCGAGCTGAACTTCCTTGTTTTATGCATTCCATTAATCATAGTCCACCTTTTTGTATCAGCATTATATTTTTCTACAGTTTGCACAACAACATGGTTTCCATTTTCATCCATTTTAATGCCTCCTGCAAAAAATGCGGTTTTACCATGGCTCGTAGAACCGTACATGGCCCTCGGTGTGATCATTGAAGGACCTTTGAACCACTTATGATTCTCTAGCTCATAACGAAACACCACAAtttcatctctttctttccCTATGACAATTAGTTGAGTACCCACACTAACTGTTTCCTTACCGCTGTAGAAAAAGCAATAGTCAGAAGAAGGAATTTTAGGAAGTCTCCGAAAGGTTTTAAAATCCTTATCAAACATTTCCCAATTAGATACAGCTCCTGAATGCAAAATCACATAGGGTTTCACAAGTCCCCTTTCTTGTCTCACCCTGAAAATTTCACAGCTCTTTAATAACTGCAAGAATTTCTTGTTAAGAAACTGCAGTTTCCAGTATTCAAAGCATGGCAGACGAGCAATGATCTCGACCTCAAGCTCGTACAAAAGTTTATGATCAACATAACAGGCATCATGAGTTTTTAAACCTGCAAGATTCTGAAATGCTTTTCCaatttctcctttttcttcctCATCGAAATCAGAACAAGGTTTCACATTTAAGTCAGGTATGTGAGGTTTAATGCCAACCATTGAAATCTTCCTTGGTTCAGATTGGCTCAAGCTTGCTCCAACTTTAGGAGCCTGATCTTCTCTTAGCATTAGCACATCTCGATTTATTTTAGCCATCTCTTTTGACATCAATCCCtgtaaattcaaaaataatatatgaataacAACATTCAATTCCAAGAatctaacataatttttttacaacatataattacaaacaattttaagtatttgaactcccaaaatttatttaaacaaaCAATAATGAGATTATGTTATATAAACTGGGAAATCAAACAAAAGCTGCATTAACtaatataaactcaaaaattgcaagcaaataattaattaatgcttctatataatttaatgctttgaaaatttaatatttcaagagattaagaaaaattatttccTTAGTCTATACAATAATGTGAGCCActagaaaaatgaaatttaaatttatgcaaCACGACATAAATGGACAAACACTGttctaaaacatataattacaTGCCTTTAAcgattataatttttctatttaaagaactttcaaaatatcaaattGGGAATATGTATTATATCTTATAagtaaatcaatataatttcaaaactaaGCATATTATGACAAAGATTAATATATTCTATGATAGTGATGCAATATAAAAAATCTGATATGTAATAATATCACTAGTGATTAGatttatcataaaatttgaatgtgtaCCTTAAAAATGGATAGAAATTCTTTATTGAATGCTCTCTTGAATCCCAGTTATATTTAGTTAGTTGAAAAGATGCATAAGAAATCTTGACTAAGTTACTCAGATATATATAGCAtatgtgttttaaattttagCTCTACCATATTTATACtgctttgtttaattttattaccaTATTAATACAATATCCTTATTCAACCATCTACCATAAatacaagtaataaattatctGGAAGTTTTGAATAAACTTTTATGAGTTTATTTAAATCTTTACCATACACGATAAGACTACTAATTAGTGATTGTTTGCAGTTTGGACTAagtttttgttaattgtttGAGAATATTTATTAGGTTTTCAAAGAAATGTTTTGAATACTTTTTGGCtttcaattaaattaattattttatttcattgcaatttttttttaaaaaaatgtttgcgTTATTAAAGAACAATAAATAACAAAGTTGATACTTGCAAAATAAAATGGttccattttaaattaaaagattacTTTCCATTTATAATGAAagtccattttttatattttcttcgaTCAAAGTCTATTTGTGTATATGAcacaatagatttataaatcgaaagtcgagtattaatttaatacCCTATGACTAACCTGATTCGAACCAAACTGTATTTGGTTACTCTAAGAGTATATAAAGAAATGAACTTATGTTACAATGCAACGGATATTTATTGTTTCTCCGGTACCTTTTAAGTAGCTTACAATGTTCACTTTCCAGAAGAAAAAATTGATGCTCCTATAGCTTCAGAGAGTTCTTTAAATCGgcttcaatgaaaaaaatattgcgAACTCCAATCATTGATCTTGGATAAACAATAAAGAGTTTTGAAATAGGgatgatttaataaatagttatagAGATCAAGCCGCTAATATCGAACTGACATGTAATAATATTAAGAAATAACAACCTTAtccttattattatttgtagataaatatgcacatatttataaatgttgTTCTTTTATTTCTAACTATTTGCAACTCCATTATTTTTTCGCACCTCtgtgtaaataataaatattgggTTCACACAAAATACGATAAAATGATATATGAAAATTACcaaaactaaattaatttattccCTGTTTTAGTAAAATCCTATAGAAAATCCATTATGTAAccatataaaatcaaataaggaatttttaaataaaaatagatacaGCCATGGTTTATGGTTGAAAAGCCAAATGACCTTAAAACTCTAGTTATCcgaactaaaaaaataaattaagatacGATTTTAATGCGTTATAACTTTTACAAAcctaaaattttggaaaataaacTGAAACCAGATAGCGATTTAAACTGAACATGACATTTATGGCTGAAGAgggaaaaaacaaaaccaaaataaataaataaccattACATAGACAACATTAGTATTTTTTTCACAAACATAAGCACTTAAAACAAACGaaaaacaacaacatttttatcccaaatgaaaaactaaaaattcagaaaaacacaaaccaaacaacTTAAAACCAAAAGCAACAATTTTAAGcacaaatgcaaaaacaaatagGTTTCCAAGCTTTCCTTGGAAAAAACTTTAAGCAAACATCACACAACAGTTATGAATAAACTGTGGGAGCTCAGCACCAACACaccaatgtcttatttcttcccAGTGCTGCtcttccacgtctggagaaggacAGCATGAGTGAACTACTCTCTTTCTATGCCAAGAGTGAGAAGTTCCAATCACCAGAAGTCTGTCTCCCATCGATTTAAACGCAATCCCCCAACCGAAGGCAGCGTTTGCGCTCACAGGGACAACACCAACTTTCTTCCAAATATTTGTGTTTATATCATATACCCGAAGCTCGTTCAAAGATGTTTCTAACATGTATAGATTGTCATCAACCACAGCAATAAGGGGCGGAGATTGGGAATGCGCAATGACTGTCATGTCTTTTAGCATGTCAGGTATCAACTCCCAAGAATCTGTCGTCTCATCATAACTTTCTCCACAAGTGAGGTGTTTATCATTATCATCTCGGCCACCGAGGACATAAAATTTTCCACGCAAGAAACATCCTGAGCTGAACTTCCTTGCTTTATGCATTCCATTAATCATAGTCCACCTTTTTGTATCAGCATTATACTTTTCTACAGTTTGCACAACAACATGGTTTCTATTTTCATCCATTTTAATGCCTCCTGCAAAAAATGCGGTTTTACCATGGCTCGCAGAACCGTACATGGCCCTCGGTGTGATCATTGAAGGACCTTTGAACCACTTATGATTCTCTAGCTCATAACGAAACACCACAAtttcatctctttctttccCTATGACAATTAGTTGAGTACCCACACTAACTGTTTCCTTACCGCTGTAGAAAAAGCAATAGTCAGAAGAAGGAATTTTAGGAAGTCTCCGAAAGGTTTTAAAATCCTTATCAAACATTTCCCAATTAGATACAGC is from Brassica napus cultivar Da-Ae chromosome A4, Da-Ae, whole genome shotgun sequence and encodes:
- the LOC111215062 gene encoding L10-interacting MYB domain-containing protein-like, producing MDRCLIDLMLEQVNRGNKVGETFTEQAWAEMAESFNAKFGLQTDMFTLENRYILMMKERDDVNNILNLDGFDWDGEKQIIVAEDEHWEAYIKEHPDATIYKGKTWESYGDLCKLYEHLSHEGFNCENLMIELDNYGHEIDMVDDFSSSTHKQHCKRTNPISNPGIDARKAQKTEWR
- the LOC125608021 gene encoding F-box/kelch-repeat protein At3g27150-like encodes the protein MSKEMAKINRDVLMLREDQAPKVGASLSQSEPRKISMVGIKPHIPDLNVKPCSDFDEEEKGEIGKAFQNLAGLKTHDACYVDHKLLYELEVEIIARLPCFEYWKLQFLNKKFLQLLKSCEIFRVRQERGLVKPYVILHSGAVSNWEMFDKDFKTFRRLPKIPSSDYCFFYSGKETVSVGTQLIVIGKERDEIVVFRYELENHKWFKGPSMITPRAMYGSTSHGKTAFFAGGIKMDENGNHVVVQTVEKYNADTKRWTMINGMHKTRKFSSECFLRGKFYVLGGRDDNDKHLTCGESYDETTDSWELIPDMLKDMTVIAHSQSPPLIAVVDDNLYMLETSLNELRVYDINTNIWKKVGVVPVSANAAFGWGIAFKSMGDRLLVIGTSHSWHRKTVVHSCRPSPDVEEQHWEEIKHWCVGAELPQFIHNCCVMFA
- the LOC125608022 gene encoding F-box/kelch-repeat protein At3g27150-like translates to MLLFIVLFLNLQELMSKEMAKINRNVLTLREDQAPKIGASLSQSEPRKISMVGIKPHIPDLNVKPCSDSNEEEKGEIGKAFQNLTGLKTHDACYVDHKLLYELKVEIIARLPCFEYWKLQFLNKKFLQLLKSCEIFRVRQERGLVKPYVILHSGAVSNWEMFDKDFKTFRRLPKIPSSDYCFFYSGKETVSVGTQLIVIGKERDEIVVFRYELENHKWFKGPSMITPRAMYGSASHGKTAFFAGGIKMDENRNHVVVQTVEKYNADTKRWTMINGMHKARKFSSGCFLRGKFYVLGGRDDNDKHLTCGESYDETTDSWELIPDMLKDMTVIAHSQSPPLIAVVDDNLYMLETSLNELRVYDINTNIWKKVGVVPVSANAAFGWGIAFKSMGDRLLVIGTSHSWHRKRVVHSCCPSPDVEEQHWEEIRHWCVGAELPQFIHNCCVMFA